The DNA sequence TATATCCTGCTCAGCGTAATTCTCTCGGGCGTTGTCTATCCAGTGTTCACGCAATGGGCGTGGGGCAATGCGCTCGGCCCTTCGGCAGGCGCTTTCCTTGCGAACGCCGGTTTCGTCGATTTTGCCGGTTCGACTGTCGTACACGCAACGGGTGGCTGGTTCGCCCTTGCGGCCTGTCTCATCATCGGCGCACGCGAAGGGCGTTTCACGGAAGGGCCGCCGATCCGTATCGGAGGCCACAGTGCCGTCCTGTCTTCCGCCGGGGCATTGTTCCTGTTCGTCGGCTGGATCGGTTTCAACGGTGGCTCCACCCTGGCAGCTTCCAAGGAAGTCCCGGGCATCGTTCTCAACACGATCCTCGCCGGATCGGCCGGCGGCGCGGTCGGCTACGGCATGACCTGGTTCAAGGGGGCGATGCTGCCAGAGCGCGCGGTGAACGGCATGATCGGTGGTCTAGTCGCGATCACCGCCGGGTGCCACTTGGTCGATCCGCTTTCCGCCCTTATCCTCGGGGCCACGGGAAGCCTGGTCGCCAATGCAGCGAACCATTTCCTCGAGACGCGGCTGCGGATCGACGATGCAGTGGGTGCCGTGGGCGTGCATGGCGTGGCGGGTGTAGTCGGCACGCTCGGCCTTGCGGTGCTTGCCCCGGCCGAAGCCCTGCCCGCAGGTTCGCGGATGGCGCAGTTGCTGGTACAAGCCGAAGGCAGCGCACTCAATATGGTATGGTCCTTCGGAATCGGGGTCGTGGTGATCCTGGGCGTCCGGACCTTCCTCGCACTGCGCGCCACGCCCGAGGAAGAGGCCGCGGGTCTCAACGCGGCTGAACACGGCGCACGGCTCGGCACCGACCATCTTCAGGCCAAAATTGAGATGCTGCTGCAATCGGACTTTCACGGCGGCGAGCGGCTCACAGTGGAGGTTGGCGACGACAACGAATTGCTCACCACCTCGCTTAACACCCTGATGGACAAGCTGGAGGCCGCTGAGTCCGCGCGCTCGCGCCAAGCCAAGAGCACGCGCAGCTTCGAAGAGACGCAGCGTCTTGCCGCATTCGGCGAAGTGGCCAGCGAGTGCATCCTCCTGATCCACGATGGACGGATCCGCAGCGCCAATGCCGCCGCCGCTGAACTGTTCGGATGCTCCGTGGAGGAACTGATCGAACGCGCGCCGGCGGAGTTGGTCCACCCCGACCTGCGCCATTCAATGATTGGCTGGCTCGAAACGGGCAACGACGCGCTTCAGCACGCCCGCGTGCTGGGCGCTCACGGCCTGGATATCTCGGTTGAATTGCGCTTCCGTCAGATCGAGCTCGACGGCCACGAGGTCATCGTGCTCCGCATGACCGATCTCAGCGAACGCGAGGAAGCGCAGCGCCAGATCTATCATCTTGCCATGCACGACCCGCTAACCGACCTGCCCAACCGCGAATTGTTCAATCGCAAACTGCGCAGTGCGCTTGCCCGGCGGCCAGAGACGATGCTGACCGCGCTGCTGCTGATCGACATCGACCGTTTCAAGGACATCAACGATCTGCATGGCCATCCCTCCGGAGACACTGTGCTCATCGCCGTGGCCGAACGGCTACGGGACAGCGTCCGTGGATGCGACACCGTGGCGCGGCTCGGCGGCGATGAATTCGCGGTGGTGTACACCTCGATTTCGTTCCCCAATCAGGCGCTCGATCTGGCCTATCGCCTTCTCCAAAGCGTATCGCAGCCGCTGGTCCTTCCCACGGGAACGACTATCCATCCGCGAGCCAGTATCGGCCTTGCGATCTGCCCACTCGATGCCGAGGATATGGACGTGCTGTGCCGCAACGCCGACATGGCGCTCTATGCGGCCAAGAAGCGCGGGCGGAACGGCTTCCAGCGCTACAAGCCGGAAATGGGTCGCCTGCAGCACTTGCGACGCGAGCTGGAAGATGACCTGTCTCAGGCTGTCGCCCGCAACGAACTGGAGCTCTACTACCAGCCGCGGATCGACATGCAGCGCAGCGAGGTGGTCGGCTTCGAAGCGTTGCTGCGCTGGAATCGCAGGGGCGTGCTGATCTCGCCAGTCGATTTCATCTCGATCGCGGAGGAAACCGGGCTGATCGTGCCGATCGGCGCTTGGGCGATCCGCGAGGCGTGCCGCGCGGCCATGCAGGATTTAGGCGGGACCTGCATCAGCGTGAACGTCAGCGCACGCCAGTTCCATTCCCCGCAATTGATAGAATCGGTCACCACTGCGCTGGCCGAGAGCGGGTTGCCGCCAGCCAATCTCGAACTGGAGATCACCGAAAGCGTGCTGATCGATGAGGACGATGTCGCCGGGCGCGTGCTAAACGAGCTGCGCAAGCTCGGTGTGGGCGTGGCACTCGACGATTTCGGTACGGGCTATTCTTCGCTCAGCTATCTGACCCGCTTCGCCTTCGACACGATCAAGATCGACCGCAGCTTCATCCAGGCTGAGGACGAGAAGACCTGGTATGTGATCCGCTCGGTACTAAACATGTCCGCCGGCCTTGGTACTGCGGTCGTCGCTGAAGGCGTGGAGACCATGGCCCAGCTTGACCGGCTTACTGCGGAGGGATGCTCGCTCATCCAGGGCTTCCTTTTCTCGAAACCCCTCCCCGCCGATCAGGCAGTCCAATTCGTGAACTCCGGCGCCCACCTCGCCCCGCTAACGCGGCAAGACGCCTGACCGGTGGCGCAGCCTCCTCCTCAAGCAAGAAAAGCTGATAATTCCCCAAAAATCGCGATACGCGGATAGCGCTGCAGGGCGACTAGCCGGCTAGCGCCGTGCCCCCTGCCCCGCTTTTGACTGCACTTATCACTCGCCCCGCAGGCATTTTGCTTGAAGCGCACCGAGGACACCGGCAGCAAGCAACCTGACATGTCCTCCCATTGCCTGCTGCATGATGCCAAAGACGCCTTCGCGGCGCGCCTGTGGCTGATCCGCTCGGCCCGGCGCTCCCTCGATGTGCAGTATTACATTTGGCACAATGACATGTCGGGATCTCTCTTGCTTGATGAGATCGCGGCAGCCGCGCAGCGCGGCGTCGCCGTGCGACTGCTGATCGACGACAACGGTATCGACGGTCTCGATGGCCGACTGGCCATTCTCGATGCTTTGCCGATGGTCGCGGTCCGCCTCTACAATCCCTTCAGGATGCGGCGCTTCCGTGCGCTTGAATGGCTGCTGGCCTTCCACCGCCTCAACTCGCGAATGCACGCCAAGAGTCTTACGGCAGACGAGCATATGACGATCGTGGGCGGGCGGAACATCGGCGACGAGTATTTCGGCGCGCAGTCCAAGGCGCAGTTCGAAGATTTGGACGTGTTGACCGCGGGGCCGGTGGTGGCCGAAGTGAAGCAAGTGTTCGATCAACACTGGCACAGCGCCGCAGTACGTCCCGTGGCCGACGTCGTGGGCCGGCTTTCGCGCAAGGCGAAATGCGATACGATGCGTAAAGCAGAGGCAATTGCACAAGGCCCTGCGGCACAGCGGTATCTCGAGGCGATCGAAGCTCAGCCGCTATATACGGATTTGCGGCTTGACCGGGCGAAATGGTTCAGGGCGCCGACCCGCGCAATCGCGGCCATGCCCCTTCCCGAGACTACGACCTCGCCCGACCGCGCAACCGGGCTGAACGAATTGCTACCGCAAACCCTGCCTCATCCGGCCAACGACCTCGTACTGATCTCCGGATATTTTGTCCCCACCGAACAGGGCTGCGACGAGCTCGGCGATCTGCGACGCAGCGGCGTTAGCGTCAGGGTGCTGACCAATTCGTATGCCTCTACAGATGTCGGCGTGGTCCATGCCGGCTACGCGCCCTTCCGAAAGGTGCTGCTGCAGCATGGCATCGAGCTTTTCGAGATCCCCGCGCCGGACGACGCGCCGAAGAAACGTGCCGCGAAGTTCCTTCGCTCAGGATCGGAGCGATCGCGCCGCTTTTCGGGAAAGTCGTTGCACGCCAAGGTCTACGTGGTCGACCGCCGGTACTTCTATATCGGCTCGGCAAATTTCGACCCGCGTTCGGCCCACCTCAACACCGAGCTCGGCTTCATCATCGAAAGTGCGGCTCTCTCCGAACAGCTTGCAAACGCGTTCGAACGGGCAGCGCATAACAGCTATCGAATGAGCCTGTTGCCTGACGGAGCGCTGGCCTGGACCGACACGCGCGACGATCAACCGGTGCCTGAACGCATCGAGCCTGGCACCAACCCGATAAGCCGGGCGATGGTCCGCCTGCTGGCGAAACTGCCAATAGATCGGCACCTTTAGGGCCCTTAGCCTGTCAGCCCAGCGGCGGTAATGACGCCCGTAGCGTCTCGCCCGGCGGCCAGCCGGTGCGCAGGCGCCCGTCCACGAGAGACATCGTCCGGAAGGGAGACCCAGGAAATACGTCGGAAGACGATCGCATCACGGCAAAGGCCGCGACGCTTCCACAAGAACTCGATGATGTGGGTCGCGGGGATCGCTCGGCGGAACGGTTACGCAGCAGGCATCGGCTATGCCATCAGCGCTGTGCTTGATGAGCTTCAGATCTTCCCGACGCCTTGCTCAACCGTCGAAACAGGCCGCTCTTGAGTGAGTTGAGCTGAGGCCGATATCCCCTGGGGCTAACCCGGCGGCATGGGCCGCTGATAATCCTACGCGTCCCTTTGCCTCAGCCGGGCCGGTTGGCGAGTATTGCGTCCAAAAGTCCTGGGAACCGCTGTTCGAATTCTTTGCGGCGCAGCGTATTGATCATCTCGCGCCCGACTTGCGTCGTCTCGATTAGCCCGGCCGCCCGCAGCAGCTTGAGATGGTTCGACAGCGTGCTCTTGGGGATCGCCGCGCATGGCGCCGCGTCGGTGCAGCTCAGCCGTTCGGTGCCGGCCAGGCGCGCGACCATGCCTAGGCGATTGGGATCGGCGAGCGCGTGAAGCGCCAGGTCGAGCGGCACGTCCTCCAGCCTGGGATGGGTGAAGCGGGGCATGCGCGACATATAGGCTCACGCAAAAAATTTAATAGTTCGGGAATATTGAACTATGGAAGGGGCGGTCCATCTTGCTGCCTGCTGGCAGCGCACAACGCCGTGATCGCGGGCATAGTTTTGGAGAATTCACATGTCACTTCAGGGCAAGAAGGCGCTCGTCACTGGCGGCTCGCGCGGCATCGGTTCGGCTATCGCCAGGCGCCTCGCGGCCGATGGAGCAGCGGTTGCAATCACCTACTCCGGTAACAAAGCGGCGGCGGACGAGACCGTGGCGGCGATCGAGCGCGCGGGCGGCACCGCCTTCGCCTTTCAGGCCGATGCGTCCCAGCCCGCCTCCCAGCGGGCGGGCGTCGAGCAGGCGGCTGCCGCGCTCGGGGGCATCGATATCCTCGTGCACAATGCCGGAGTGGCCGAATTCTCCACCATCGCCGACGACACCGACGAGACTTATGACCGGCAATTCGGGGTCAATGTGAAAGGCCTGCACGTCGGCACGCGCGCGGCGCTGCCGCACCTTCGCGATGGGGGGCGGATCATCCTGATCGGCAGCATCTCGGGTGAAATGGCCTTCCCCGCGACCACGGTCTACAGCGCGACCAAGGCTGCAGTGGCGGCGCTGGCGCGAGGGTGGGCCAAGGATCTCGCCTCGCGGAACATCCTGGTCAACACCGTGCAACCGGGCCCCATCGACACTGATATGAACCCCGCTGACAGCGAGTTCGCGCAACAGATGATCGGCTCCATTCCGCTCGGTCGCTACGGCCGGGTCGAGGAGATTGCGGGCGCGGTCTCGTTTCTTGCCGGGCCGGATGCAAGCTACATCACCGGCACCACGCTTAACATCGACGGCGGCGCATCGGCATAGCCGGGATCGGCCCTTTCGCCCGGCGGAGGGGCCTTCCTCGGCGCTATGCTGCACACGCGGCCGCGAGATGCCGACAATGCCGGTGTGGATTCTGCTGCTGACGGCGGGGACGCCGACCTGCCCGCCTCTGGGCAGGGGCAGCCAGCCCGGTCTTTAGTACGCGATAGCGGACTTGGATAGTGTCGAACACCGACACATCGTTCTTCCGGAACTCGGCGGCACCGACATCGGCCAGAGAGCTTTCGGGAAGAATACAGACCTCGCTCCGATCCTTGAGGTCGGGCCGCTCGTCAAACCGCAGCGGTGAGCCCGGTGATGATCACTGCGAGAGCGACGATCAACCCGGTCCACCGGCGCAGGATCAGCAATGCCTGGCGTCCTGGTGCGCAGACGTGTCAGAGACGCACCCGCAACCCGCCGTAGAACAGCTGCGGCAGAGAGCCGTAGTTGAGGATGGTCTGGTAATCCTCGTCGAACAGGTTCTCCACGCGTGCGTATATCTCGATTTTGTCGGTGATCGGATAGGAAGCCCGCAGGTCTACGATAGTGTAGCCCGGAACGACCTGGGTGTTGGCAGCGTCGTTGAAGTGATCGCCCACGAAGGTCACGGTGGTCGCCACATTCAGTCCGAACGGAGCGGTGTAGCTGGCGGCGGCATTGAACGTATCCTTCGCCCGCCGCACCACCTGGTTGCCCCTGTTGGCATCGCCCCGCGTCGCATATTCGGCATCGAGATAGGTGTAATTTGCCGAAAGCTCGAAGTTCCCGAGATCAAGCCCGGCGCCCAGTTCGACACCCTCGGCGTCGACCGCCCCCTCGTTGGAGTAGATGCCAAACAAATTCGGATCGGCGGCACAGCGCGGATTGTCCGGGATCGCTACGCAGCTGACGTAGGAGACAAGGTTCTTCGTTTCACGGTTGAAGTACACGGCCGACACACGGAGGAGATCGCCGAACATGTGCTCGCCGCCCACTTCCCAGCTCCTGGCCTCCTCCGGCTGAAGATCGGGCGTGCCGTACCCGGCGGCATAGAGCTGGAACAGGCCAGGAGCCTTGAATCCTTCCGAGTAGCTCGCGCGTAGCACCGTCTCGCCGCCGTCCGGCGTATAGGCGAGCGAGGCCGCGCCCACCGTAGCTGCGCCGAAGTTGCTGTGATCCTCACGGCGCAGCCCGCCGGTAACGGTGAGCCCTTCTACCGGTTCAACTGTGAGGTTGGCATAGATACCGAGTGTGTGGTCGCCCACGCTGACGGCCGCAGAGGAGTCATCAAATTCATTCTCCGCATATTCGACGCCGAAAACGGCAAAATTGCCTTCAGATATGTCGAAGATGCCCTGGTATTCGAACCGGGCGCTGCGCCCGTGCGCATCGAAGGTATCGACCACATTGGCGGGATCGGTTTCATCCTGGTTGGTCCGGTTGATCTCGGTCCGGCCATACGAGACGCGGTTGGTAAGGCGATCGAACAGCTTGAAGTTCAGGCCAGCATAGGTCAGCCAACTGTCGCTCAGCCCGCGGTTCGCGGCGTCGCCGTTGAAGGCGTCGTATTCGACATCGCCGTCTGTGTAAAACGAGCGCAGATCGAGGGAGATATCGTCCGAAAATGCGTAGCGGATCCGACCATTGAGCGAAACGTTCTCGTACCCGTCGCGCTCGGTACCGGTCGCATAGGCAGATACGCCGTCGGAGGTCGAATAGCCGCCGCCAGCATGCCAGGTGAGCCCACCGCTTTTGCCGCCCACGCCGCCGTTGACAAGATAGCTGTCCAGTTCGCCTGCCTCAACCTGAAACTTCGCTTCCAAAGGTTCACGGGGCGTCTCGGAGATGATGTTGATCACGCCGCCGATGGCCTGGCTGCCATACAGCACCGACTGGGAGCCTCGCAGTATCTCGATCCGGCCTACGCCGCCGGTCATCACGTCGGTAAGCGTCGCGCCACCATCGGTAGTCGAAGGATCATGCAGGCGGACCCCGTCGTAGAGGATCAGCGTCTGTCCATTGTCGGCACCCCGGACGTAAACCGAAGTCGCCGTGCCGCGCCCGCCGTCGCGCCGGAACTGGACGCCCGGCGTTTGCGCGATCAGCTCGGTTACGCCGATTTGCTGGCTGGCCTCGATCTGCCCTTCGGTCAGAACAGTTACGCTCTGGCCAACCTGGTCGAGCGAAACCGGCTTACGATTGGCGGTGACGACGATGCGCTCGTCATTGTCGTCGACAGCCTCGTTGCCGTCGCTGATTGACTGCGCGTGCGCCATCGCTGGCAGTAATAGGCCAAATGCGGATAGCGATGCGAACGTGACGGAATTCCTCATAACACTTCTTTCTATTTTTAACCTACCGGGGAGAAATTCGAACAAGCCCCTCGCTAGCGCCCACGCCTTCGGCGAGGCGGCTTTCCCTGATTGTGGAACACCCCTCCTGCGCGCGCTCTTTGCGGACAGAGATCGAGGCAGGTAAGTTATTTTACGGCAACAGAAGGCGTTACACGCGACGAAGGGCTGGGAGTTTAGTCCAGCCATTTGCTGGTGCATCATCGGCGCCAGAGTGCAAGACGGCCTTGCGACAGATTCCACACGGCTGCTGCCCTGCTCAGCTCGATCCCTTGGCTTAGGCAGGCCCGCGATCCGCTAGCATTTGACACACCGCGCCACGTCCTAGCGGGACCACCGAGTCGGGGTGAGCGGACAGGAAACCCGTCGGGGGGCTCACGCCGCTGCCAGCGCCGCAAGCGCTTCGGACGCCGCGACCGCTCCCAAATAATAGCCTTGCATTGAGCGAACCTCGATTGCCCGGGGCTGCGATCCTACGCACTCTCTTGTTAACCAAGTTTCATCTAATCAGAGGAATTGCTTGTGATTAATTCCAGGTTACGGCATAGTACTTAGGCATTTTTTGCCAGCCAGGAGCGTAATATGGACAGGAAAAAGGCCCTTATCCCGCTTTCGGCGTTTGGACTCGCACTGTTCGGTATGGCCGCCTCGCCCAGCGCGGCGCAGCCGGTCGATGCGGCGGACGACGTCGGATTATGGTTCCTTGGCGGCTTTGTCGTGGCGGAATCGATCCTCGTTGCCATTCTCACGAGCGACAACGACAATGAGGTTGAGAATCCCCCCATCAGCCCAGGGTAATCTCGAGCCCGTATCGCTGCGCAGGGGGGGGAGGCCCTCTAATT is a window from the Altererythrobacter sp. B11 genome containing:
- a CDS encoding phospholipase D family protein is translated as MKRTEDTGSKQPDMSSHCLLHDAKDAFAARLWLIRSARRSLDVQYYIWHNDMSGSLLLDEIAAAAQRGVAVRLLIDDNGIDGLDGRLAILDALPMVAVRLYNPFRMRRFRALEWLLAFHRLNSRMHAKSLTADEHMTIVGGRNIGDEYFGAQSKAQFEDLDVLTAGPVVAEVKQVFDQHWHSAAVRPVADVVGRLSRKAKCDTMRKAEAIAQGPAAQRYLEAIEAQPLYTDLRLDRAKWFRAPTRAIAAMPLPETTTSPDRATGLNELLPQTLPHPANDLVLISGYFVPTEQGCDELGDLRRSGVSVRVLTNSYASTDVGVVHAGYAPFRKVLLQHGIELFEIPAPDDAPKKRAAKFLRSGSERSRRFSGKSLHAKVYVVDRRYFYIGSANFDPRSAHLNTELGFIIESAALSEQLANAFERAAHNSYRMSLLPDGALAWTDTRDDQPVPERIEPGTNPISRAMVRLLAKLPIDRHL
- a CDS encoding SDR family NAD(P)-dependent oxidoreductase → MSLQGKKALVTGGSRGIGSAIARRLAADGAAVAITYSGNKAAADETVAAIERAGGTAFAFQADASQPASQRAGVEQAAAALGGIDILVHNAGVAEFSTIADDTDETYDRQFGVNVKGLHVGTRAALPHLRDGGRIILIGSISGEMAFPATTVYSATKAAVAALARGWAKDLASRNILVNTVQPGPIDTDMNPADSEFAQQMIGSIPLGRYGRVEEIAGAVSFLAGPDASYITGTTLNIDGGASA
- a CDS encoding TonB-dependent receptor plug domain-containing protein, which produces MRNSVTFASLSAFGLLLPAMAHAQSISDGNEAVDDNDERIVVTANRKPVSLDQVGQSVTVLTEGQIEASQQIGVTELIAQTPGVQFRRDGGRGTATSVYVRGADNGQTLILYDGVRLHDPSTTDGGATLTDVMTGGVGRIEILRGSQSVLYGSQAIGGVINIISETPREPLEAKFQVEAGELDSYLVNGGVGGKSGGLTWHAGGGYSTSDGVSAYATGTERDGYENVSLNGRIRYAFSDDISLDLRSFYTDGDVEYDAFNGDAANRGLSDSWLTYAGLNFKLFDRLTNRVSYGRTEINRTNQDETDPANVVDTFDAHGRSARFEYQGIFDISEGNFAVFGVEYAENEFDDSSAAVSVGDHTLGIYANLTVEPVEGLTVTGGLRREDHSNFGAATVGAASLAYTPDGGETVLRASYSEGFKAPGLFQLYAAGYGTPDLQPEEARSWEVGGEHMFGDLLRVSAVYFNRETKNLVSYVSCVAIPDNPRCAADPNLFGIYSNEGAVDAEGVELGAGLDLGNFELSANYTYLDAEYATRGDANRGNQVVRRAKDTFNAAASYTAPFGLNVATTVTFVGDHFNDAANTQVVPGYTIVDLRASYPITDKIEIYARVENLFDEDYQTILNYGSLPQLFYGGLRVRL
- the amt gene encoding ammonium transporter, yielding MTGILWRALTVLIALCGTGTNALAASAAATGAHTHDRVDSLSATMDMMWVIVAATLVMMMQIGFMMIEAGTVRTKNAISVAQKNMLDFAFSTVAFGAVGFGLAFGASRFWLPIGGDSELFFLSHISPTTATFFIFQVMFCGTCATIVSGAVAERMRLRAYILLSVILSGVVYPVFTQWAWGNALGPSAGAFLANAGFVDFAGSTVVHATGGWFALAACLIIGAREGRFTEGPPIRIGGHSAVLSSAGALFLFVGWIGFNGGSTLAASKEVPGIVLNTILAGSAGGAVGYGMTWFKGAMLPERAVNGMIGGLVAITAGCHLVDPLSALILGATGSLVANAANHFLETRLRIDDAVGAVGVHGVAGVVGTLGLAVLAPAEALPAGSRMAQLLVQAEGSALNMVWSFGIGVVVILGVRTFLALRATPEEEAAGLNAAEHGARLGTDHLQAKIEMLLQSDFHGGERLTVEVGDDNELLTTSLNTLMDKLEAAESARSRQAKSTRSFEETQRLAAFGEVASECILLIHDGRIRSANAAAAELFGCSVEELIERAPAELVHPDLRHSMIGWLETGNDALQHARVLGAHGLDISVELRFRQIELDGHEVIVLRMTDLSEREEAQRQIYHLAMHDPLTDLPNRELFNRKLRSALARRPETMLTALLLIDIDRFKDINDLHGHPSGDTVLIAVAERLRDSVRGCDTVARLGGDEFAVVYTSISFPNQALDLAYRLLQSVSQPLVLPTGTTIHPRASIGLAICPLDAEDMDVLCRNADMALYAAKKRGRNGFQRYKPEMGRLQHLRRELEDDLSQAVARNELELYYQPRIDMQRSEVVGFEALLRWNRRGVLISPVDFISIAEETGLIVPIGAWAIREACRAAMQDLGGTCISVNVSARQFHSPQLIESVTTALAESGLPPANLELEITESVLIDEDDVAGRVLNELRKLGVGVALDDFGTGYSSLSYLTRFAFDTIKIDRSFIQAEDEKTWYVIRSVLNMSAGLGTAVVAEGVETMAQLDRLTAEGCSLIQGFLFSKPLPADQAVQFVNSGAHLAPLTRQDA
- a CDS encoding ArsR/SmtB family transcription factor is translated as MSRMPRFTHPRLEDVPLDLALHALADPNRLGMVARLAGTERLSCTDAAPCAAIPKSTLSNHLKLLRAAGLIETTQVGREMINTLRRKEFEQRFPGLLDAILANRPG